The genomic segment GGATCGCCGGGGTCCTGGTCACCCACGAGGCGAAGGTGACGCCGGTGAGCAGGAACATCGCGAAGAGGGCGGCCCGCCAGCGCCGCACTTCGGGGGCGAGTTGCTGGGTCGGTGTACTCATCGGACGGTGATCCGGTGCACCGCGCGCCGCACCCGCTCGGGGTCGAACGGCTCGGTGGACAGGTGGCTGTGCAGCACCATGCCCTCGATCAGCGCGTCGATCTCCGGCGCCGAATCCGCGGGGAAGTGCCGCGCCAGCGACCGGCGGCTGGCGTTCATCCAGTCCTGGATCAGCTCGCGGAACACCGGCTTGCGGATGGCGAGCACGTACAACTCGACCATCAGGAGGAGATCGCGGTCGAACCCGAGACCCTCGTCGCAGATGATCCGGACCACGCCTTCGCGGCCGTCACCGCCGGGCGGGATGGCCGCGAGCGCCGCGTCGAACCGGCTGTGCATCCGCTCGGCCAGCCTGGTGAAGGCGAGCCGGAGCAGTTCGTCCAGGTTCGTGAAGTGGTAGGTGAGCGAGCCGAGCGGCACGTCGGCGGCTTCGGCCACCGCGCGATGGGAGGTGCCGGCGACCCCGCGTTCGGCGATCACGTCGATGGCCGCTTCGATGAGGCGCTCGCGCCGTTCGGGGTCGAACCGCCTGCGGCGGGCGGGCTGAGGGGTCACCAGTGCTCCAGTCGAGTCGATGCGTACGACTGTACACATCGAGCCGGCCGTGAACCACCGGCTCCCCGCGCCCGTGTAACCGGGCAGTAGCTACTCCCCGCAGAGAGGACCTCCGGCTCGTGAGCGAGGAAACCGCCGTGGACCGCGGCCCGGTGCGCCGGGTGCTGGCCAGGGCCGGCCTGGCGCTGGCCGCCCTGCTGGTGCTCGTCGCACTGGTGGTGCCCGGCGAACCGGACCGGCTGACCCCGGGCGCGTTCGCGCGGCTCCCGGTGGAGGCGCTGGCCGGGGTCGCGCTGGTGCTCGTGCTGCCGGTGCGCCCGCGCCGGGTGCTCGCCGTGCTGGCCGGGGCGTTCCTCGGGCTGCTCACCATCGTGAAGCTGATCAACATGGGCTTCCTGGTCGCGCTGGACCGCCCGTTCAACCCGGTGTTCGACTGGGACCTCTTCGGGCCCGCGATGGACCTGCTCGTCGCGTCGCTGGGCGAGACGGCGGCGGTCGTGGCGGTCTGCGGGCTCGTGCTGCTCGCGCTCGCGCTGGTCGCCGGGCTGACCCTGTCGGCGGTGCGGCTGGCCCGGCTGGTCGCCGGGCACCGCACGGCCTCCACCAGGGCGGTGTCCGTGCTCGGCGTGATCTGGATCTTCTGCGCGGTGTTCGGCGTGCAACTGGTGCCCGGGGAGCCGGTGGCCGCCAACAGCGCGGTCGCCTTCGCCTACGACGACCTGCGCCAGGTGCGGGCCGATCTGCTGGACCAGGACGCCTTCGCCGAGGAGTCCGCCGCGCCCGACCCGTTCGGCGCGGTCCCCGGCGAGCAGCTGCTGACCGCGTTGCGCGGCAAGGACGTCGTGCTCACCTTCGTCGAGAGCTACGGCCGGTTCGCCGTGCAGGACTCGGACGTCGCGGCCCGGATCGGCCCGCTGCTCGACGAGGGCACGAACCGCCTGCGCGCGGCCGGGTTCGGCTCCCGCAGCGCGTACCTCACCTCGCCGACCACCGGCGGCGGCAGCTGGCTCGCGCACTCGACGCTGCAGTCCGGGCTCTGGATCAAGAACGAGCAGCGCTACGACAGCCTGTTCGCCACCGACCGGCTCACCCTCGGCGGCGCGTTCCAGCGAGCGGGCTGGCGCACGGTCGGCGACGTCCCGGCGCACACGCGGGACTGGCCGGAAGGCGGGTTCTACGGCTTCGACCAGTACTACGACGCACGCAACGTCGGCTACCAGGGCCCGTCCGAGTCCTACGTGACGATGCCCGACCAGTTCACCCTTTCGGCCTTCCACCGTGCCGAACGGGCGGCCCCGCACGCGCCGCTGATGGCCGAGATCGACCTGGTGTCGAGCCACTGGCCGTGGTCGCCACCGCCGCCGGTGCTCGACTGGAACGCCGTCGGCGACGGCTCGGTCTACCACTCGCTGATGCGCCCGCCGGTCGAGGGCCTGTGGTCCGACCCGGCGCTGATCCGCGGCGCCTACGCCGAGACCATCGAGTACTCGCTGAGCTCCCTGCTGTCCTATGTGGAGACCCACGGCGGTGACGACCTGGTGCTGGTCTTCCTCGGCGACCACCAGCCCTCGACCATGGTCACCGGGGACGGGGCCGACTGGGACGTGCCGATCACCATCGTGGCGCGCGATCCCGCGGTGCTCGACCGCGTGGCCGGGTGGGGCTGGCACGACGGCTTGCGGCCGGGTCCGCAGGCGCCGGTGTGGCCGATGGACGAGTTCCGCGACCACTTCCTGACCGCCTTCGCGAGGTGAGCACCTTGCCGCGGGCGGCCGGATCGGCATACTCTCAACATCGAGATGGTGTGAACATTTGAAATGCGGGGAGTTCTTCCGGATGGCAGCCGAGCAGGCACCGAGGTGCTCCTTCTGCGGGCGGGCGCAGCAGCTGGTGCGACGGCTGATCGCCGGTCCGTCCGGCGTGCACATCTGCGACGAGTGCGTCGGTGAGTGCACCGAACTGGTCGGCGACCAGACGGTCGCCCCCGAACCGGCGGAAGCGCCCCGCCCGCAGGAGATCCGCGAGTACCTCGACCGGTACGTGGTCGGGCAGGAGAACGCCAAACGCGCGCTGGCGGTGGCGGTCTACAACCACTACAAACGGATCGAGCGCGGGTCGGCGCCCGCCGGCAAGCACGCCAAGGAGGAGCCGGTCGAACTCGGCAAGTCCAACGTGCTGCTGCTCGGGCCGACCGGCTGCGGCAAGACCCACCTGGCCCGCACGCTGGCGAAACTGCTGAACGTGCCGTTCGCCAGCGCCGACGCCACCGCGCTGACCGAAGCCGGGTACGTGGGCGAGGACGTGGAGAACATCCTGCTCAAGCTGATCCAGGCCGCCGACTACGACATCGCGCGGGCCGAGACCGGCATCGTCTACCTCGACGAGATCGACAAGATCGCCCGCAAGTCGGAGAACCGGTCGATCACCAGGGACGTTTCCGGCGAGGGCGTGCAGCAGGCGCTGCTGAAGATCCTCGAAGGCAGCACGGTTTCCGTGCCGCCGCAGGGCGGGCGCAAGCACCCGCACCAGGAGAACCTCCGGATCGACACGACGAACGTGCTGTTCATCGCGGCCGGGGCGTTCGACGGCCTCGAGCGGGTCGTCGGTGAGCGGACGGGCAGGCGCGGCCTGGGGTTCGGTTCGGAGGTCCGGCAGGCGCCCGACGCCTTGGCCCAGGTGCTGCCCGAGGACCTGATGCGCTTCGGGCTCATCCCCGAGTTCGTCGGCAGGTTGCCGATCGTGACGAAGGTGGAGCCGCTCGACCGCCCGACGCTGGCCCGCATCCTCACCGAACCGCGCGACGCCCTGCTCAAGCAGTACCGCAGGCTGCTCGCGCTCGACGGCGTCGAACTGCGGTTCACCGACGACGCGGTCGACGCGATCGCCGAGCAGGCGCTGCTGCGCGGCACCGGCGCACGGGCGACGCGGGCGGTGCTCGAAGAAGTCCTGCTCCCGGTGATGTACGAGGTGCCGAGCCGTGACGACATCGCCGAGGTGATCATCGGCCGCGACACCGTGCTGGACCGGGTGCGCCCGGCGCTGGTGCCCCGCGCGCGGCACAGCCGGTCCGCCTGAAAGGGCTCAGGACTTGGGCTTGGGGCGCACGCGGTCCCGTTCCCAGCGCAGGAACATCCCGGACGCCGCGGAAACGCTGGTGAGCAGCCAGACCAGCACCCCGGCGTCGTCGGTGACGCCGATGATCGGCAGCAGCTCGGGCAGGATGTCGATCGGCGAGACCAGGTACACCAGCGCGAAACCCCACAGCGCCAGACGGCCCTTCGGCAGCCCGTCGTAGCCCTCGCGCCGGGCCCGGAGCAGCCGCGGCAGCGCCTTCGCCCGGTCGACCACGTTCCCGACCGGCACCGGCTCACCGGCGGCGATCTTGCGCCGCCGTTTCGCGGACCGCCAGGCCAGCCCACCGGCGAACACCGCCACCCCGGCGACCGCCAGCCCGATGCCGAACCCGGTGGCCGGCAGGCCGAGCACGTCGGCGTCGCGGAACAGCAGGGTCGACACGCCCAGCAAGACGAGCAGAACTCCCAGTAGGGCCACGAGGCCAATGTTAGGCGCTCGTGCCCGAACGCGTTACCTGAGCGAGATCAACGGGCCCCGGTGCCGTCCGGCGAGGACGTCGCCGTGGCACTGCTGGGGCGCGCACCAGCAGCCGAGCGCGCGCCCGCGCAGTTCACCCAGGCCCAGCCGCCGCAGCAGGTGCGGCTGGGCGTCCAGCCATTGTTCGTACAACCGCACCGACTGCGACCGGTCGGTCCTCGCCTCGGCGACGAAGGGGCTGGCGAAATCCGACTCCGGCCAGTCGTGCCGGTTGCCCGCGTGACCGATGTAGACCAGCAGCCCGGCTTCGGTCAGCCACGGCACGAGCCGCCGGTGCGGCCCGTTCTTCCGCACGTTGACCACGGTCGCCTGCCCGCCCAGCACGCGGGCGGCGCGTTCCTGCTCGTCCTCGGTCCACCGTGACGCCTGCTCCGGCAGTCCGCTGCACGTCATGGCCCCACCCTAGGGCCGCCGCCGGGCGGGGCAACCTGATCAAGCGAGCCCGGCGAAGAACCGCCGGAGATCCCCGGTCAGCAGGTCCGGGACCTCCATCGCCGGGAAGTGCCCGCCGCGGTCGAACTCCGACCAGTGCGTGAGGTTCCCGGCCGGATCGGTCAGCGCGCGAATGGTGTCGTCTCCGGCGAACACCGCGTAGCCCACCGGCGGCCCGGCGGGTGCCTCGCCCTGCTCCCACCCGGCCATCTCCCGGTAGACCTGCATGCCTTCGTAGGTGGTGTGTGCCGAGGACATCCCGGCGCCGGTGAACCAGAAGAGGCTGATCGCGGTGAGCATCTGGTCGCGGTCGATCGCCTTCTCCGGCAGGTCGTGCGCCGGATCGGTCCAGTCGCGGAACTTCTCGGCCATCCAGGCGAGCTGCGCCACGGGGGAGTCGTGCAGCCCGTAGCCGAGGGTCTGCGGGCGGGTCGACTGCATGTGGAGGTAGCCGAGCCCGTCCTGCTGGGTCCGGTTGAACCGCTCGGCCTTGGCCCGGTCCGCCGCGGAAAGGCCGTCGAGCTCGATCGGCGGGCCGAACGGCATGGCCGCCGCGGTGCCGGTCAGGTGCACCCCGGTCACGCGTTCGCCGTCAACCATCCCGAGCAGCGACGCGATACCCGCGCCCACGTCGGTGCCCTGCACGCCGTACCGCGGGTAGTCCAGCCGCCGCATCAGCTCGGCCCACGCCTGCGCGACGCGGAACAGGTTGCCCCAGCCCGCCTCGGCCAGCGGCGTGGAGAAGCCGTACCCGGGCAGCGACGGGATCACCACGTGGAAGGCGTCGGCCGGGTCGCCGCCGTGTGCCCGCGGGTCGGTCAGCGGGCCGATCACCCGCAGGAACTCGATCGGCGAGCTGGGCCAGCCGTGGGTCAGCAGCAGCGGGCGCGCGCCCGGTTCCGGCGAGCGGACGTGCAGGAAGTGCAGGCGCTGGCCGTCGATCTCGGTGGTGAACTGGGGGATTTCGTTGAGCTCGGCTTCCTGCGCGCGCCAGTCGAACTCCTCGGCCCAGTAGGTGGCCAGCTCGCGCAGGTAGTCCACCGGCACCCCGCGTTCCCAGCCGGTGCCGGGCACTTCGCGCGGCCAGCGGGTGCGGGCGAGCCGGTCGTGGAGGTCGTCCAGGTCGGCCTGCGGGATGTCGATGCGGAACGGCTTGATCTCGGTCATGAGGCGAGGTTAGGAGCCAATGCGGAAGGGTTCGTTCCGCGTTGCCGACCAGAAATCCTGCATCAGCGTCGGCGAAGCCGGCCCGTCCATGGCGAGCTGGGTGAGCAGGATGGTCACCAGGCCGGTCGAAGGAACCAGGTGGGCCGCGGTCCCGGTGCCGCCGACCCAGCCGTAGCGGCCCGGCACGGCCCACGGGTGCAGCGGCTCGACGTCGACCGAGCCGCCGTAGCCCCAGCTCTGGCCCTCCAGGAACAGCTCGCTGCCCTCGCGCTGGGCCGGGGTGAGCTGGTCGGTGCGCAGTCGCCGTACGGAGTCCGCCGAGAGCACGTCTTCCCCATCGGCCAGCAGCATCCGCGCGAAACGCAGCCAGTCTCGGGCGGTGGAGACGAGCCCGCCCGCGCCGGAGGGGAACGCGGGCATGCGGCTCCACTGCCCGTCGGGGCCGTCGGCCCGCTCGAACCCGCCTGCTGCCGCGGCACGGTAGTAGGTGGTGAACCGGTGCCGCAGGGCCTCGGGCACCACGAAGCCGGTGTCGGTCATGCCCAGCGGTTCGAAGATCCGCTCGGCCAGGAACTCGGGCAGCGACCGGCCGCTCGCCCGCGCGATCAACACGCCCTGAAGGTCGGAACAGGTGTTGTAGAGCCACGCCTCGCCCGGCTGGTGCACCAGCGGAACACCGGCCAGCGCGGTCAGCCACTCGCCGGGCGGCGGGACGTGCTGGGGTTCGCGGCCGTCCCGCTGCACCTGGAACAGCGCCTGCACGGCGGGCACGGAGAAGTCGGAGGAGAAGCCGTAGCCCGCGGTCGAGGTGAGCAGGTGCTCCACGGTGATCGGCCGGATCGCGGGCACCACGTCGTCGACCGGGCCACGCGGGGTGCGCACGACCATCGGCGCTTCGAGCTCCGGCAGCCACCGGGCGATCGGGTCGTGGAGTGCGAGCACACCATCCTCGATGAGCACCAGCACGGCGGCGGCGACGATCGGCTTGGTGATCGAGGCGATCCGGAAGATCGAGTCCTCCGCCATCGGCGTGGCGCTCTCGACGTCGGCGTGGCCCGCGGTCCGTACTTCCACGCGGTCGCCGCGCGCCACCAGCGCCACCGCTCCGGGCACCGCACCCTTCGTGACGTGGGCGTCCAGCAGTTCCTGCAGCTCGTCGTCCATCGATCCATCCTTTCCTCACCAGGACAGACCGGCGGCGAACCGCGAACTCATCGGCGTACCTCCCTACGATGGCGGTATGACACGCGTGGTGGTGCTGGGCGGCACCGGGCACATCGGCGGTTACCTGATCCCGCGGCTGGTCGCGGCCGGACACGAGGTGGTGGTGCTGAGCCGCGGCAAGGCCGAGCCCTACCGGCCGCACGCGGCCTGGCGCGCGGTCACCGCGGTCAGCGCCGACCGCGACGAGGAGGAACGCACCGGCGCGTTCGGCGCCCGCCTCCGCCAGCTCGCGCCGGACGTGGTGATCGACCTGATCTGCTTCCGGCCGGACAGCGCCCGGCAGCTGGTCGAAGCACTGCACGGCCGGATCCAGCACTTCCTGCACTGCGGCACGATCTGGGTGCACGGCGCGAGCACGCAGGTGCCGGCCACCGAGGACCTGCCGCGGCGGCCGTTCGGCGAGTACGGCGTCGCGAAGGCCGAGATCGAGAGCTACCTGCTGGACCAGGCGCGGCGGCACGGTTTCCCGGTGACCCTGCTGCACCCCGGCCACATCTGCGGTCCCGGCTGGCCGCCGGTGAACCCCGCCGGGAACCTGGACCTCGACGTGTTCCGCAAGCTGGCCGCGGGCGAGGAGCTGGTGCTGCCGAACCTGGGCATGGAAACGCTGCACCACGTGCACGCCGACGACGTGGCCCAGTCCTTCACCGCCGCGATGACCCACCGCAGCGTGGCGCTCGGCGAAAGCTTCCACGTGGTGTCCCCGGCGGCGCTGACCCTGCGCGGGTACGCCGAAGCCGTCGCGGGCTGGTACGGGCAGGAAGCGCGGCTTTCCTACCTCGGCTGGGAACAGTGGCGTGAGACGGTCGACGCCGATTCCGCCGCGCTGACCTGGGACCACATCGCGCACAGCCCGAACGCCGCCATCGGAAAAGCCCGGCGGCTGCTGGAATTCCAGCCGCGGTACAGCTCACTCGAGGCGATCCACGAAGCACTCGAATGGCTCGCGGCCCGGGGTGACCTTCCCGCGCTCAATCCGAATTCGCCTTGAGCATCGGCAATGGCACGTCGGCGAACCCGGCGGGCAGCGACCGCGGCCCCCAGTGCCCCGGATACGCGGGATGTCCCGGATACCCCGGAAAACCCGGGAATCCGGGATAGCCGCGGTAGGGCTGGCGGTGCCGGTGCAGGAACCGGTCCCCGACGATGGTGCCGAGGTAATCGCCGGTAGTGGTCACCGCGTCGGCATCACGCCAGGGGAACCAGCCGATCCACGCCGCGTGGGAATTGAACAGATAACGATCGTCCGGCTTGCGGCGGAAAGCTATCCACAAACCGGACGAGTCGTAGTAGTGGATCGCCATCACGCCTCCGTGGTCAGGCCATGCCTTCGGCGCAGCGCGAAGGGGTCATTATGCCCGGTTCCAGGCCATCGACCAGGAAATGAACCCGGTCAGCGCCGAGCCGATGCACCGCTGTGATGTGGCGCGGGATGTGGCGCGGGATGTGCGGCTGGCTGGAGCTCGGTTGACACCGCGCGCGGGCGGCGAGCTGAATGTTAGCGCTCACATGCCCCGTGATCTCGAGAGAGGACAGCGGTGTCCAGACGATCAACCAGGCTCGTACTCACCTTCGCCGCGCTGACCGCGTTGACGGTCGCGCCCCTTCCGGTGGCCGCGCAGGCCGCGCCCGCCTACACGCTCGACATCGATCCGGCCGCCGCCGGGCCCGACCTCCCGCGCAGCATGTACGGCGTCTTCTTCGAGGACATCAACCACGCGGCCGACGGCGGGTTGTACGGCGAACTGGTGCGGAACCGGTCCTTCGAATTCGACCCGGCCGACAACTCCTCGTTCACCGGACTGACCGCGTGGACCGTATCCCCGAATGGCGGTACCGCCCGCGTGCTCGACGACGCGGGCAGGCTCAACGAACGCAACCGGCGTTACCTGAAGCTGGACGTGACCGGCGGCTCGTTCGGCGTCACCAACGGCGGCTACAACGCGGGCTTCGCGATCGAGCGCGGGAAGCAGTACGACTTCTCGGTGTGGGCACGCGGCGACTCGGCCGCCCCGCTCACCGCGAACCTCACCGATGCGGCCGGTGCCGTGCTGGCACGTCCGGTGATGGTCACCGCCCAGGCCGGTCAGTGGGTGAAGTACACCGGCACCTTCACCGCGCGCGAACCCAGCACCACCGGGCGGCTCACCGTGACGGCCGGCGCTTCGGTCAGCCTGGACATGGTCTCGCTTTTCCCGCGTGACACCTACAAGAACCGGCCCAACGGGTTGCGCCGCGACCTCGCCGAGAAGATCGCCGCGCTGGAGCCGGGTTTCGTGCGGTTCCCCGGCGGCTGCCTGGTCAACACCGGCAGCCACGAGGCCTACGAGGCACCGGACTGGGAGCGGCGGCGGTCCTACCAGTGGAAGGACACCATCGGCCCGGTCGAGGAACGCGCCACCAACGCGAACTTCTGGGGCTACAACCAGTCCTACGGGCTCGGCTACTTCGAGTACTTCCAGTTCGCGGAGGACATCGGCGCGATGGCGCTGCCGGTGGTACCGGCGCTGGTCACCGGGTGCGGGCAGAACCAGGCCACCGACGACCCGGAACTGCTGCGGCGGCACGTGCAGGACACGCTCGACCTGATCGAGTTCGCCAACGGCCCGGCCGATTCGCCGTGGGGCGCGCGGCGGGCGCAGATGGGTCACCCCGAACCGTTCGGGCTGACGCACCTGGGCGTCGGGAACGAGGAGAACCTGCCGGACGAGTTCTTCGCGCGGTTCACCGAGTTCCGCGAGGCGATCAACGAGCGGTACCCGGAGATCACCGTGATCAGCAACTCCGGCCCGGACGACGCCGGGGCCACCTTCGACCGCGCCTGGGAACTGAACCGGGCGGCCGATGTGGACATGGTGGACGAGCACTACTACAACAGTCCACAGTGGTTCCTGGAGAACAACAACCGTTACGACACCTACGATCGGCAGGGGTCGAAGGTGTTCCTGGGGGAGTACGCCTCGCAGGACAACCGGTTCGCCAACTCGCTCGCCGAGGCCGCGTTCATGACCGGGCTGGAACGCAACGCCGACGTGGTGCGGCTGGCTTCCTACGCGCCGCTGCTCGCCGACCGGGACAACAACCAGTGGCGCCCGGACATGATCTGGTTCACCAACTCGGCTTCGTGGGGCTCGACCAGTTATGAGACACAGAAACTGTTCATGACCAACGTCGGTGACCGCGTGGTGCCGAGCGAAGCGTCGACCACACCCATCGTGAACGGCCCGATCACCGGCGCGGTGGGCCTTTCGACGTGGGCGACGAGCGCGCGGTACGACGACGTCACGGTGACCGCGGCCGACGGCACCGGCCTGTTCGCCGACGACTTCTCCGCGGGCGCCGGGAAGTGGACGAACATCAGCGGGCGCGGGAACTGGACCGTGGACGGCGGCTCGTACCTGCAGTCGGATGTGGCGGCCGAGAACACCATGGTGACCGCCGGGGACCCGAGGTGGCAGAACTACGACCTGACGGTCAAGGCCACCAAGGAGGCCGGCGCGGAAGGCTTCCTGGTCGGCTTCGGCGTGCGGGGTTCCGGGGACTACTACTGGTGGAACCTCGGTGGCTGGGCCAACACGCGGTCAGCCGTGGAAAAGGCGACCGGCGGGGGCAAGCAGACCTTGCTGGAGAACGGCACGCGAATCGAACAGGGGCGGACCTACGACATCCGCGTCGAGGTGCGGAACCGGCACGTGACCCTGTTCCTGGACGGCCAGAAGTGGGGCGAATTCACCGACGACAAAGTGGCCGAACCGTTCCGCCAGGTCGTCACCCGCGACGCGGCGACCGGTGAGCTGATCGTGAAGGTGGTCAACGCGCAAGCCTCGCCCGCCCCCACCCGGATCGACCTCGGCGGCACGCGGATCGCGCCGCAGGGCCGCCTCACCACCCTGACCGGCGCCCCGGACGCGGTGAACACCGAAACCACCACCCCCATCCAGCCGTTCGAATCCACTGTGGACAACCTGTCGTCCACCTTCGACCACACCTTCCCACCGCACTCGATCACCTTCCTCCGCCTACGCCCGCAGTAGACCGCCCGCCGGGCGGTTGAATGCTATGAGTGGGGCATTACTTGCAATGGATGCAAGTAATGCCCCACTCATAGCATTCCCACTGGACTGGCTAAGTCCGTTATGTCGGGAATGTGGCTTTTATGGCACACCCTCAGCGCAGGGTGCGGTGGAGGCGGTGGTGTTCGGCTGGGGTGAGGGGGAGGACGGTGCCGTGGCGTGGGGAGGTGGGCAGGTCGAAGGCGGGGGACATGGTCCAGTTGCCCGAGGTGAGGTCGGTGGTCTCGAAGGGGACGTATCCCCGGCCGCCGAATTCGTCGATGAACAGGTACCACTTGTCCCCGGTGTTCGCCTTGAAGACCGTCGGGCCCTCACCCCGCCTGATGGCGCCCTTCCCGATGCAGTCGGCGACGAAGTCCCACGACGGCGCCAGCAGGTCCGCCGAACGCTCCTGCAGCACGAACTTGCTGCACGGCGTGGACGACGACGGGTTCCGCTCGTCCTTGGTGAACCGGTGGTACACCCCGTCCGAGGCGATCACCGTCGAGTCGATCACCGAGTACCCGGGGTCGTTCCACACCCGTGCTTCGCTGAAGTGCACGAAATCCGTGGTGGTCGCGTACATCATCCGGTTGTAGCTGTCGCCGAGGTGCTGCGGGTCGTTTTCCGCGTACAGCTTCGACGCCCAGAAAACCACGTACGAACCGGTCGCCGCGTTCCAGTAGGCCTCCGGTGCCCAGGTGTTCCCGGCCGTCGGCGGCGAGACCAGCGCCGAGCGCTGTGCCGACCAGTGCACCAGATCGGCCGACTCCCACACCATGATCGACCGGCTGCCGGTGCGCTGCACCTGGTCCCAGTCGCCGTTGC from the Amycolatopsis magusensis genome contains:
- a CDS encoding TetR/AcrR family transcriptional regulator, which codes for MTPQPARRRRFDPERRERLIEAAIDVIAERGVAGTSHRAVAEAADVPLGSLTYHFTNLDELLRLAFTRLAERMHSRFDAALAAIPPGGDGREGVVRIICDEGLGFDRDLLLMVELYVLAIRKPVFRELIQDWMNASRRSLARHFPADSAPEIDALIEGMVLHSHLSTEPFDPERVRRAVHRITVR
- a CDS encoding sulfatase-like hydrolase/transferase translates to MSEETAVDRGPVRRVLARAGLALAALLVLVALVVPGEPDRLTPGAFARLPVEALAGVALVLVLPVRPRRVLAVLAGAFLGLLTIVKLINMGFLVALDRPFNPVFDWDLFGPAMDLLVASLGETAAVVAVCGLVLLALALVAGLTLSAVRLARLVAGHRTASTRAVSVLGVIWIFCAVFGVQLVPGEPVAANSAVAFAYDDLRQVRADLLDQDAFAEESAAPDPFGAVPGEQLLTALRGKDVVLTFVESYGRFAVQDSDVAARIGPLLDEGTNRLRAAGFGSRSAYLTSPTTGGGSWLAHSTLQSGLWIKNEQRYDSLFATDRLTLGGAFQRAGWRTVGDVPAHTRDWPEGGFYGFDQYYDARNVGYQGPSESYVTMPDQFTLSAFHRAERAAPHAPLMAEIDLVSSHWPWSPPPPVLDWNAVGDGSVYHSLMRPPVEGLWSDPALIRGAYAETIEYSLSSLLSYVETHGGDDLVLVFLGDHQPSTMVTGDGADWDVPITIVARDPAVLDRVAGWGWHDGLRPGPQAPVWPMDEFRDHFLTAFAR
- the clpX gene encoding ATP-dependent Clp protease ATP-binding subunit ClpX, translating into MAAEQAPRCSFCGRAQQLVRRLIAGPSGVHICDECVGECTELVGDQTVAPEPAEAPRPQEIREYLDRYVVGQENAKRALAVAVYNHYKRIERGSAPAGKHAKEEPVELGKSNVLLLGPTGCGKTHLARTLAKLLNVPFASADATALTEAGYVGEDVENILLKLIQAADYDIARAETGIVYLDEIDKIARKSENRSITRDVSGEGVQQALLKILEGSTVSVPPQGGRKHPHQENLRIDTTNVLFIAAGAFDGLERVVGERTGRRGLGFGSEVRQAPDALAQVLPEDLMRFGLIPEFVGRLPIVTKVEPLDRPTLARILTEPRDALLKQYRRLLALDGVELRFTDDAVDAIAEQALLRGTGARATRAVLEEVLLPVMYEVPSRDDIAEVIIGRDTVLDRVRPALVPRARHSRSA
- a CDS encoding YkvA family protein, which produces MALLGVLLVLLGVSTLLFRDADVLGLPATGFGIGLAVAGVAVFAGGLAWRSAKRRRKIAAGEPVPVGNVVDRAKALPRLLRARREGYDGLPKGRLALWGFALVYLVSPIDILPELLPIIGVTDDAGVLVWLLTSVSAASGMFLRWERDRVRPKPKS
- a CDS encoding DUF4326 domain-containing protein, translating into MTCSGLPEQASRWTEDEQERAARVLGGQATVVNVRKNGPHRRLVPWLTEAGLLVYIGHAGNRHDWPESDFASPFVAEARTDRSQSVRLYEQWLDAQPHLLRRLGLGELRGRALGCWCAPQQCHGDVLAGRHRGPLISLR
- a CDS encoding epoxide hydrolase family protein, which codes for MTEIKPFRIDIPQADLDDLHDRLARTRWPREVPGTGWERGVPVDYLRELATYWAEEFDWRAQEAELNEIPQFTTEIDGQRLHFLHVRSPEPGARPLLLTHGWPSSPIEFLRVIGPLTDPRAHGGDPADAFHVVIPSLPGYGFSTPLAEAGWGNLFRVAQAWAELMRRLDYPRYGVQGTDVGAGIASLLGMVDGERVTGVHLTGTAAAMPFGPPIELDGLSAADRAKAERFNRTQQDGLGYLHMQSTRPQTLGYGLHDSPVAQLAWMAEKFRDWTDPAHDLPEKAIDRDQMLTAISLFWFTGAGMSSAHTTYEGMQVYREMAGWEQGEAPAGPPVGYAVFAGDDTIRALTDPAGNLTHWSEFDRGGHFPAMEVPDLLTGDLRRFFAGLA
- a CDS encoding serine hydrolase domain-containing protein, producing the protein MDDELQELLDAHVTKGAVPGAVALVARGDRVEVRTAGHADVESATPMAEDSIFRIASITKPIVAAAVLVLIEDGVLALHDPIARWLPELEAPMVVRTPRGPVDDVVPAIRPITVEHLLTSTAGYGFSSDFSVPAVQALFQVQRDGREPQHVPPPGEWLTALAGVPLVHQPGEAWLYNTCSDLQGVLIARASGRSLPEFLAERIFEPLGMTDTGFVVPEALRHRFTTYYRAAAAGGFERADGPDGQWSRMPAFPSGAGGLVSTARDWLRFARMLLADGEDVLSADSVRRLRTDQLTPAQREGSELFLEGQSWGYGGSVDVEPLHPWAVPGRYGWVGGTGTAAHLVPSTGLVTILLTQLAMDGPASPTLMQDFWSATRNEPFRIGS
- a CDS encoding NAD-dependent epimerase/dehydratase family protein, translated to MTRVVVLGGTGHIGGYLIPRLVAAGHEVVVLSRGKAEPYRPHAAWRAVTAVSADRDEEERTGAFGARLRQLAPDVVIDLICFRPDSARQLVEALHGRIQHFLHCGTIWVHGASTQVPATEDLPRRPFGEYGVAKAEIESYLLDQARRHGFPVTLLHPGHICGPGWPPVNPAGNLDLDVFRKLAAGEELVLPNLGMETLHHVHADDVAQSFTAAMTHRSVALGESFHVVSPAALTLRGYAEAVAGWYGQEARLSYLGWEQWRETVDADSAALTWDHIAHSPNAAIGKARRLLEFQPRYSSLEAIHEALEWLAARGDLPALNPNSP
- a CDS encoding alpha-L-arabinofuranosidase C-terminal domain-containing protein yields the protein MSRRSTRLVLTFAALTALTVAPLPVAAQAAPAYTLDIDPAAAGPDLPRSMYGVFFEDINHAADGGLYGELVRNRSFEFDPADNSSFTGLTAWTVSPNGGTARVLDDAGRLNERNRRYLKLDVTGGSFGVTNGGYNAGFAIERGKQYDFSVWARGDSAAPLTANLTDAAGAVLARPVMVTAQAGQWVKYTGTFTAREPSTTGRLTVTAGASVSLDMVSLFPRDTYKNRPNGLRRDLAEKIAALEPGFVRFPGGCLVNTGSHEAYEAPDWERRRSYQWKDTIGPVEERATNANFWGYNQSYGLGYFEYFQFAEDIGAMALPVVPALVTGCGQNQATDDPELLRRHVQDTLDLIEFANGPADSPWGARRAQMGHPEPFGLTHLGVGNEENLPDEFFARFTEFREAINERYPEITVISNSGPDDAGATFDRAWELNRAADVDMVDEHYYNSPQWFLENNNRYDTYDRQGSKVFLGEYASQDNRFANSLAEAAFMTGLERNADVVRLASYAPLLADRDNNQWRPDMIWFTNSASWGSTSYETQKLFMTNVGDRVVPSEASTTPIVNGPITGAVGLSTWATSARYDDVTVTAADGTGLFADDFSAGAGKWTNISGRGNWTVDGGSYLQSDVAAENTMVTAGDPRWQNYDLTVKATKEAGAEGFLVGFGVRGSGDYYWWNLGGWANTRSAVEKATGGGKQTLLENGTRIEQGRTYDIRVEVRNRHVTLFLDGQKWGEFTDDKVAEPFRQVVTRDAATGELIVKVVNAQASPAPTRIDLGGTRIAPQGRLTTLTGAPDAVNTETTTPIQPFESTVDNLSSTFDHTFPPHSITFLRLRPQ